A section of the Cucumis sativus cultivar 9930 unplaced genomic scaffold, Cucumber_9930_V3 scaffold128, whole genome shotgun sequence genome encodes:
- the LOC105434487 gene encoding uncharacterized protein LOC105434487, protein MVEFSGEGGAKYYTNLEARTHIHKGKYVSWHACLPTKNKDELLTDDGELISWNASFFISIRSCFLSSQCGSSTVIEPYSPCRFSRQFGFYQDVPYDLGEEIPEANFFNVRYCWMICIRENTLSQVYLPVSAPNPDTHVTSHYKVWWLAKHGDYLQEGVQHLIDRPTPPHIKSKTTKKIEHNFGSGNQKICSDETDERLVEKIEGGTKRLVDNLSLSTRFKHLIKGGIDNVGKDNRLSIATKHPSKRIEDSQSSNDDRHWKRPKKPNKQSIDDEESPIRSSLGDHDLHIEDTLESMPNLEDCNIVLPNLEDCNIVLSYNGNSKEPIGANIVSACPPVIKGPPQKVEGTEPITVSEISHFCADSLISDLRRQAAITLWENLRQKIIRTPFERLSSLEPEMHKIFDAIATCGSDNLIVLRELVNGYFQGVENHNQIHSSFLLQSTKDVQLTEAKGFVKTLRVDENRILAETNTAKRCLTRLSAKEAKLEAKLKMVRAESAKFSGIIFKNDLELKLKQHEISKTCEEIDKLECARSLEILMLKCYQHFVNL, encoded by the exons ATGGTTGAATTTTCTGGTGAAGGTGGGGCCAAATATTATACTAATCTTGAGGCTCGAACACATATCCACAAGGGAAAGTATGTGTCATGGCATGCGTGTCTTCCAACAAAGAATAAGGACGAACTCTTAACGGATGATGGAGAGTTAATTAGTTGGaatgcttcatttttcataagcATTCGCTCTTGTTTTCTATCCTCGCAATGTGGATCCTCCACAGTTATTGAGCCTTATAGTCCTTGTCGCTTTAGCCGacaatttggattttatcaagACGTGCCATATGACTTAGGTGAAGAAATTCCCGAAGCCAATTTTTTTAACGTACGATATTGTTGGATGATTTGTATTCGCGAGAATACACTTTCCCAAGTATATCTTCCTGTGTCTGCCCCTAATCCAGACACACATGTTACCTCTCATTATAAAGTCTGGTGGCTTGCAAAACACGGTGATTACCTCCAAGAAGGAGTACAACATTTGATAGATCGTCCTACTCCCCCTCacatcaaatccaaaaccacaaaaaagaTTGAACATAATTTTGGTAGTGGAAATCAGAAGATATGCTCCGATGAAACTGATGAACGACTTGTTGAGAAAATTGAGGGAGGGACAAAACGCTTGGTGGATAATTTGTCTCTTTCTACACGATTTAAACATCTTATTAAAGGTGGTATTGACAATGTGGGTAAGGACAACCGCTTATCGATAGCTACCAAGCATCCTTCTAAACGTATTGAGGACAGTCAAAGCAGCAATGATGATCGCCATTGGAAGAGACCCAAGAAGCCCAACAAACAGTCGATCGATGATGAAGAGTCTCCTATTCGG TCTTCTTTAGGTGATCACGACCTACACATCGAAGATACCCTAGAGTCGATGCCGAATCTAGAAGACTGTAACATTGTACTGCCGAATCTAGAAGACTGTAACATTGTACTTTCTTATAATGGAAACTCTAAGGAACCTATAGGCGCAAATATTGTGTCTGCTTGTCCTCCTGTGATCAAGGGACCTCCTCAAAAAGTGGAAGGCACGGAGCCTATTACAGTTTCTGagatttctcatttttgtgcTGACAGCTTAATTTCTGACCTCCGACGACAGGCTGCCATAACCTTATGGGAAAACCTACGACAGAAGATCATTCGTACCCCTTTTGAACGACTGAGTAGTCTTGAACCAGAAATGCATAAGATCTTTGATGCGATTGCGACTTGCGGCAGCGACAACCTTATTGTTTTGAGGGAGCTTGTGAATGGTTACTTCCAAGGTGTCGAGAACcataatcaaatacattcCTCATTTCTACTCCAATCAACTAAGGATGTTCAGCTAACGGAGGCAAAAGGTTTTGTGAAGACTCTGCGAGTTGATGAGAATCGTATATTGGCAGAGACCAACACTGCTAAACGTTGTCTTACACGACTGTCCGCCAAGGAGGCTAAACTAGAGGCAAAACTAAAGATGGTGCGGGCTGAGTCTGCTAAATTTTCtggaataatttttaagaacgACCTGGAGCTGAAGCTGAAGCAACATGAGATTTCAAAGACTTGTGAGGAAATTGACAAACTCGAATGTGCCCGATCGTTGGAGATATTGATGCTAAAATGCTATCAACACTTCGTGAATCTTTAG